tttaactaacagctccgtgtgcggaaccgtgtcgaacgccttactgaaatctaggtaaattatatctaccgcatttcctttatctaagtaatccgtcaccttctcaaagaaggagatcagattggtttggcacgatctacctttagtaaatccgtgttgcaattcgtcacaattcccattgacctctatgtccttaactactttctcccttaaaattttttcaaagaccttacatactacagacgtcaagctaacaggcctataattacccggatcactcttattccctttcttaaaaataggaactacattagcaatcctccagtcatacggcacaacccccgagtttatcgattgcttaaaaattctcgctaacgggctcgcaatttcacgcgccagttcctttaatatcctcgggtggagattgtccgggccctccgactttgtcccatcgagctgttcaagtacggcctctacctcagttgcagtaatatccacttccatatccacattcccgtttatcatccctccatcatcgcaaggttcctcactagtcttattaaaaaccgaggcaaagtacttgtttagatgttgggccatgcctaggttatccttaacctccattccatcctcagtgtatagcggccccacttcttctttctttgttttcttcttatttatgtggctgtagaaccttttactattggttttgattccctttgcaagttccagttcaatgtggcttttagccttcctcactttatccctacatgttctgacctcagcaaggtagctttctttactgatcctgccttccttccactccctgtaagctttctgcctGCCCAGCGCTCCatccagggagcaggagcagggcgcAGGGGATTGGCCACTGGAGCACCGAGCGGGTGGGGCTGAGTAGGGCAAGCCTCTGTGCCCCGAACCCACTTGTCGGGTGCGTGCCTGGGCCCCAGGCGGCCTCTGGCCAGCGTGTTCATTGCCTCATGCAAGGCCAGCTAGTGAGGGTGGGCAGGAAGCAGCCTTGATccctcctgctccctttcccctgccccctgtCATTGCCCACCCACCCCAAATCAGGGCCCATCCAAGTGTCCCATCCTGCTACGCCCCTGTTTCCGAACAGCTGGGCAGGAGGTCATCATGGCCCTTGGGCACCACAGGTCGGTTCTGATAGGCCAGTGTGGATAAAGTgctgtcagtgggagctgctgggcctgTCCAGTGGCTGAGGCCCCTGAGGAGGGCCGTGGTCATCCTGCAGCTCAGGAAGTGACATCCCGGGGGCCCTGCAGCCGGCTTGGTGGGTGGTATGTGGAGTTGATGCCCCTAAGCTTTTCTCATCTAAAGTCTGATTACTCTGGCTTTGTGCCTGTTGAGTGTGAGGGGCAAACTTTGCACTAATGAGTCTCCCTGCAGCCACGCTGGACCCTGACCTCCCTGTTTGCGGGAGCACGTTGTGCCTGCAGAATTCGCTCCAGCACATTTACCCCCCGTAGAATGGGTTGTGGGCACAGGTCTGAGTGGCTCCTCCTCCCACTCTCCTCCAGATGGGTGCCGGGCGGGTGAGTGCTCTGACTTGTGCCTGCTGCGGTATTGCAGCGACCCAGACACAGGCACTACCCAGGGGAGGCCATCCTTCAGGAAACGTACCCGGGCACTCAATGCTGAGGGTAGCAGTACCAGGACCTCCGTATACAACAAGGAGGAATGCAGCTGGAGGCTGTGGGGCTACACTGGTgtaggtgagatcagaatcaggcccatgtgGCCATAAGAAGCTTCTCCGATCGGCtttgctgtctgcagactcattCACTATAGCAGCGTTTTCAAACTGCATTGCATTGTGacccacttctgacaacaaaaattactacacaacttcaggatgggggactgaagtctgagcctgcccgagccccacccccctgggtgggggggccaaagccctgctgcgctgggcagggggcctgtaatctGGGTCCcaacacccagggctgaagccctcaggcttcagctttaactctgggccccagcaagtctaacaccagccctggtgaccccacaGTTTGAAGACCACTTCCCTAGAGCTCACTTCACGACACCAGCTCAGTGTCGGCCAGATCTCTGGGGTCTGCTATAGAGCATGGAGAAGGACGTTCTCATCACGGGATGGTCTCGTCACTTTCCTCTCTGACTCCCAAGGCAAGCGTTCATTcttaaaaaaaagcagcagcagcagcaatccccctgcagctccaggaCCTACTCGAGCAGCAGCAGCGCTTGGGCAGTGATTGAGGACATGAGAGGGAGTCAGGCCAGAAACACAGACTGACCCATTTAGTCGCTGCCAGAGCTGGGTGAGACAAGGGAAAATGAATCCGCATAAATGGGGAAAACAGATTAGATTGTCGGGGCCTGGTTCTCTTCTCACACCAGCTGTACCCTAGTGCAATGCCATTGGGCCAATCCCTGGCTCTGATCTGGCAACCTCAAGCCCAGCTTTAAGAGAAATATGTCTGCCTGGGTATGTGGCTAGGAAAAGAGGGCATGGACAAGATGCCACTGTGTCTGACTGATCCTCAGCTGCAAGAATGGCTGCTGGGGATGTGGGAAGGAAATAGATTCAGTGGTGCTCTAGGGACCAGGTTAGCAGCTTCAGAATCAGAGCAGCACAAAGGTGACAATGCCACCTTTCCTCACTTTACAGACCCGTGCCAAACACAGCTCAGCTGGAGCAGAGGATCTGGGCCGCTGGCTTTGGTGGGGTTCCTCCTCATTTCCCCCAGTGGGAAAGGGGAATCAAATCCTTGGAGCATTAGCAGTGCAGGGTGCTGCTAGTCAGCCAGGCCAGACCGTTCCTTTGAAATCCATGTTGGTGACCCTTTAAATGTAACAGCGTAGAATAACTGATCCCAGTCTAGGTCTGTGCCCTATCGGTTCATTGTTAGTGGAGCTCAGGCTTTCATTGCAGGGAGCTGGAGAGTGGCTTTGGAAAGCATGGTCGCTTGTGTCACTGCTAACTGTCTATTGTTTTCTACTTCCAGAGCCGTATGTTTTGTACCAGCCCCGCAGACGATGTCCCTGCACTGACATTGCCCTGAAGACTCCTGCAGCAGCGTTAGAAGGATTCCCCCGTTGATTataattatttcagtttttggtGGTTGGTTGTTTAGTTGCTGCGGCGAgtggggtttggttttttggtttggttcTGGTTTTTTTTAACACCATGTCTAATTCGGGCACCCCTCAAGACGCTGATAACAAGCCCAACATGTTGGACAGAAATAACCAAGAGGACTCGCAACCCCCTGTCAACTCCGAGAGGAGGAACAAAAGTGGGATCATAAGTGAACCTTTGAACAAAAGTCTTAAGAAATCGCGTCCGCTTTCCCACTACTCcaccttcagcagcagcagcttggtaagcGAACATTCAGAGAAAGGAACCTCCTTAGCTAATGGCAATGAAGCAACTGTGGATAAAAGTCACTCTACCTCAAAGCACAAAAACATCTCTAGTATGCTGAGCAAATCAGACAGGGCGTCAGAAATCTCATCAGAAGGACAGATCAGCCTACAACAGTTTGCTCAGTCTACAGATATGCTCAAAAGAGTGGTACAGGAGCACATTCCTTTACCAAATGACCACGGGACTGGTATCTCTGATATGGAAGCGGTCTCAGCTGCAGAGACAATGAACAGCCCATCTGATTTTCCTTACCTGGGGGCTTTTCCCATAAACCCAGGCCTTTTCATTATGACCCCTGCTGGCGTGTTTCTGGCAGAGAGCGCGCTCCATATGGCTGGCTTGGCAGAGTACCCAATGCAGAATGAATTGGCATCTGCCATCAATTCTGGGAAAAAGAAACGGAAAAGATGTGGCATGTGCCCTCCGTGCCGAAGACGGATAAACTGCGAGCAGTGCAGCAGTTGTAGGAATCGCAAAACTGGCCACCAGATTTGCAAATTCCGAAAATGTGAGGAACTCAAAAAGAAGCCGTCTGCAGCGCTGGAGGTAACTGGCTGTAGTCCGACATCCTAACCTTTCTCTTGGTCTGCTGTCCTTTGGATGTTGAGAGAGATGATAAAATCCCGgggcttttttcttcttcttaacaATTCCTACCTTTAGCATCACACACAAATTGTCAGCAATCCCCTCATGCTGATCGACTGAATTCTGATTAGTAATTAGCAGTAATATCACCTGAAATAGGTCTTGCCATGATGATTACAACCCTCTGTAGATTTGTATCCTTTCTGTTGACTCCTGTAGGGGCTTTTGAGTTTTATAACAGGGGGAGTGTCTCACTATTGTACCTGCCAGCTAGCTAGCCATTACTTAGTACAATTCCTGAGCCAATAAGTGAATCATGGaataagggcctgatctaaagccttttgaagtcagtggtaatcCTTCTGTGGACagcagtgggttttggatcaggccctaaattccTGGCTTTTCAGGGCAGGTCTCAAGGCAGTTACCTGCCATTATCAATGCGTTAAACCTGTTTTTCCAAACTAGTGTTCCACTGTAGTAATTAGTTTGCCCCTTGTTCTGaaagggaagaaacaggctgTGGTTAATTCCTGTGAAAATGATTGCGCTGTGTGCAAATTGTTAGGGGATGAGTTCTTGAAAGTTGGTGTAATCAGATGTGGAATGGCCACTTTGTTTGGGAAACATGTCCAGTGCTGAGACAACCTAAGCTtacttagggctagattctgagCTTGGTGGCACCAATCTGAATCCATTGAAGAAAGAGGAGTTACTCCAGatatacactggtgtaactgggaATGGAATCTGGCCCctgatcttttctttttttatgtctGGACTGTGGGCCAGGTCTGATAGGCTTCCTCAGTGTCCAGTACTGGAGCGTGCAGGGTGTCtcctgggagctgctgcaagcCAGCAGAATCCAGTGAGAATCCAGGGTGTGCTGCTCCtttcaggattgggtccttaatcTTTACTTGGGCAAACGCTCTTTAAGATCACTGGGAGTTTagtctgagtaaggactgcaggatttggtgtTAAAAAAGAGCTGCCCCAACATATCCTTCTGGCTTGTgaagctgattcctgactgagtGCTAGTGCAGGGCAGATGGGTTATTAATCTGGAGCCCATATACAAGGCAGCGTGGATTGAGTTATCAGACGTGCCTGAAATTCAACCAGAGCCTTGTGGAGCAAGGTCAGAACTCAGTTGTTCCTAGTAAACTTCAACTGAATTTATGTGAAAAGTTGGGTGTGAGTTAGGAGCATACAGTGCCTCTGGAAATGTTTCAGACATGAGATGACAATGAACTACCGTGCTTTATTATTAACGTCAACATATATGCATCTATTCACTACTTTTTCCATCCCTTAAATGAGGAAAGGTCAGTAAAATTAGGGCTTGGGGGAATCCCTGGCATGGGCATTTTGTATCATCAGGTACTCTTACCATATCTCTGtattttggctttttaaaataaaatctcctAACCATGGGTGACCAGGACTTCTGATGTTCAACTGTGGaagcacagttcacccagggtcCAGTTTCTCGCTTGAATTTGAAATCCCAGAAGACCTGTTCTTTGGAAATGTTCTGTTGACCAGAGATGTTTTCTGATTCTCTTGTGTTAGTTTTGTTTCGGTAGGGATGTGTGTAGCGCTTTATAAAGCCATAGCACAAAAGTGATGTAGGTAGCAACAGAAGCAATCCCTTGCATGTCAAAGATACAACCTTGACCTGGAAGAGCTGAGCGGATACGAGAGAACTGAATCTCCCCTCTGGTTCTTGAGCAGAAATGGGTAAAGCATGAGTGAGTGTTCTGTGCTCTGTATATTCCATTTAATTCACGGTTGATTTTTGGTAGCTTGAGCGCCGCTCAGGGCTGTGTGCCTTCCTCCTGCTGCTGAAGATTGCTCCTGTGAAGCCAACAAAGGTTAAAGACACCTCGGCTTCAGCTGAGGCAGCAAGGTGTTGTACCAGGTTGCAAGGATATTATGCAACCTCTGACGTCTTCTGAAGGAGAAAACTTACTGTTTTCTTAGCCACGTTCTAAGTTTTCAATTAGCATCAGATCTGAATGAatagtgaaggggaaaaaaatctatttggacggtgggggtgggaggggaccgGTGTCTTTCAAAAACCGCTGTATTGCTAAATTATATTCTTGTTCTAATTTGCTGAgtcagtgatctggaaaaagggagagggggaaaaaaagttcaTCTCTTCTGAAGAGTCCTAAAGCAGGTCAATTGATTCCACAGCCTGCATTAGGTTGAAGAGGGTTTTCTTCCTGCAATATGAGTTATATGGAAGTTAAATTGCATGGGGAGCCCTTCAAACGCTCACCCGTTTGATTTGTTTCCTGTTCTACGGCTGACTGGGAAATCAGAGTCACTGGAATCGGGCTTTTAATTTATGATTTGGGGCCTCCGAGTGGACGAGTCACTTTCTTTTCCGAGTGAATTTGGAATAACACTTAGATGTAGGACAAGTGACTCAACAGGATTTCCAGATGTGATTAGATGCGTAGGCTGAAATGGATTGATAGCTGTTATTGGCTCTAAAGTTTCAGGTGAGAGTCCATCCTTTGGAGAATTAAGGAACTTACAGTCACCAAAATAGGGCAAAACCTCACATGCTGTAGGTACATATATGGCCACTCTTTCCATGATGTCGCCCCAGAAACTGCATTCTCATTCATGCTGCTCACCTAGTTTGCAGTCCATGTGCGTAGATAGGTGAAGACAGGGTGGCAGACTGTGAGCTGCCTGCCAGTGAGAGATGCAGTTCTCATGCTCTTTAAGGCGATCCAGTGCATTCTTCCACTCGGTGGAGCCTGGTGGAGCACTACAGAACTCAGCCTCTTCTGAAACTTTCATTATTTGTCTCTTTCCTGATGAAAATATCCTCCTCTTAGACTTTGTCATCTCCATAAAGTCAGACAAATTTAGGAAGTCACCTGTGTTTCGGCACAATTTATTTGGTGATTACACCTTCACCAACTTCACCTGTCACCATTGGCCAAAGCACTGCAACAAATTCAGGCAACATCACTGTGTCCTGCTCAGTTTCTTGGTTTGGTAGCACCCTCTGGAGGTAGTCATGACTCCTGTTTTAAGAGCAGAGGCATTGCTGATGGTCTCTGTGCCCCAACAGCTGTTTCTCCATTGCTGGTGATGGCTAGACAAGGATGTGTTGTCCCAATGTTATTCTTGTGTGTCCTGATGTTATTCTTCAAAAATCTCTCAAAAGCCACACTTCCTCCCTTTCTGAGCTGGCTGGGCAAACGCTGGAGAACAATATTCACATATACTCATTTGAACAAACTCTGTGAATCCAGTTCAACGGCATCCATAACATTCTGTATTAATTTTTGGTGACCTTTGGGCACCTCTACCTTGTACAAGAATGTGTGTGGAAGTTTCAGGTCTCTTGTGAATACAAGTGCAAATATGTGGCCATCTTGAAATCTCTTTCAGTCACCTCTCCTGTTATACAAAAGGTTCTgttatccaatcagggaacagaaacaagacCATGGGACCTAGATGACCATTCGCACATGCCAATGGGCAAATAGAAAGAGGGAGTGAAGGGTTAGAGATCAGCTCATTGCCTAGGATATGTTCGTTTGCAGTGGTGTTCACACAGCTCTGAATAACAATGAGTCGTAAAAAACCTCTAGTTCAATGCCTGGTGCACACAGGTCTGATTCACTGGGACCTGAAGTGAGTTGGGCTCTGCCCAGGCACTGGCTTGCTCAATAGATGAGTCTAAGCACTTACGTGACTCATTCATCATCTTCCTTCTCTATACAGAGCCCCATCCTGAGCAGGGTTGAGTAAGTACTTAGCACACACAACTACCGTGGGGAGTCAGGGGTGCTTGACACCTCTCTGGATTGGGTCTCTTATAACCTTTCCAGACTCATCTTTGACCTGATTTTTTTGATCTTTCTAGCATCCGTATTCCTCCAAAGCAAGCCCTGAATCGGCCTTTCAGATCGGCACACCTGAACCCCGGTTCAGTATTGTCAGCTGAGCTGCTCCAAATGTTATGTTCTGCAGAGCAGGCTGCTGGAAGTGAGGGAGGCCCCTGGGATCTTCGCACTTTAGGCACCTCTCCTGCCTGTGTAGAAACCTGGGCCTGCTGTGCAGTGGGAGTGTGTCCATGTACCATGGGTCTGCGTGGCTGTGCACTGCCAAGCTTCACTTCATTTCAGGCAAGCAGCCCCTCAGTACAGAGCCCTTAGGAACAAGGCAACGCAGGGCATGGGAAGAAAGCTATGTTTAAAGGCATATCCTCACTAAGAGACATGACCTCCCTGACTCCATGCCATCTGTGGCCCCTGTGACTCCTCTTGATTGCACTTGTGTCCCCAGCAGCAAAAGGCCTGTGTGGGGTGTCAGTGAAAGTTAGTCCCTTGGgaaggaggcggggggggggggtccatgCACCTCCTGAGCTATCTGTAGAGCTGGCTTTTGGGATCCTGGTGAACTCATGGCCCAGGGCTTCAGAACCACATTGGTCCCCAGTTTTATGAGGGGACCTTAATTCAAAGGGGTCACCAACTGTCTGAACGTGCTGGTGGGGGCTGTGCTAGCTCTGCCGAACAGAGAGCAGCATGTCCAAACCCAGGGAAAGACCTGCCATGCCCCTTTTGCCTGGCCACCAAGTGGTGGGATGGAGGGCAGTAGCCATCCCTAGCCATAGGAAGAGAGAGTAGGTAGAGGAAAGCgtttgggaaaggagggaagaaaGACAGAGACTAACATCCTGGAGAGCCCCCAGATCCTAACGCCAGgattggctgtctgctgctttttgTAAACCCAGCCGTGCAGTGATTCTGGGCTGCTGAGCACGAGGCCTGGGTTTGATCCTATGGCCTTGTCTCTTGCCCTCTTGGCTAATAGGGACTGGGAACGATGGGGTTGCTCAACTCCTAGTGAGTGGAATAACTTCAAGCCATTTAGCACAACCCCTGCGGCTGAGGCAGAGAAGGCATTAATGGGCTTTAGTCCCTGCTAGCCTGTCCTGGTCAAGGAAGATTGCAGTGGGGTAAGGCCCTGGTGGTTGAGGTGAGGAGAGGAGACAGAAGCTTTTCCAGAAGAACTCCCTCCCAATAGCACACGAAAGGAGCACAGCTGTggataaaaaaatcacattcagtCTTTATGGTGGCATAAAATAAACCCCATCTCAGCATCGTCCTTACCCTCCCTCTGCACGTCAGACTGTCTGAGGGACAGGGAGCCACTAGGCCATGTCAGATGAAGAATGAAAGGACAGGAAAGCTCATTGCAGCTGCACCCTAGCCTCCCACACATAGTGAATGAGGAACGAGGAAGCACCAGCCTCTGCGCATGGCCAGTACTTTGGGCTCTTCCCAGGCAAGGGCACCTCTCTTGGCTTAACGTGGTTGTACCATGGTTTTGTGGCCACCTCATGTGCGGTGGTAGAGTGAGCTGTCGATCACAGTGGGTGTGAGGAGCACAGTGAGCGCCCAGCTCAGCTGTCCGTCGCCTAAAATAACCCCTCCCTGACTGTTCAGTGATGCTCTGCTATCAACAGCCACATCGGACCGGTCTTGGCTAACGCTTCCAAAGAGGGTTGCTGCTCTTGTTGTTCAAGCCATAGCATGGGCAGGGCCATAGACAGCAGGTGCTGGACTCCTCTGATGCCATCTGAATGTAAGAACAtaatataagaacggccacactgggtcagaccaatggaccatctagcccagtgtcatgtcttctgacagtggccactgccaggtgcttcaaagggaatgaacgaAAGGTCTTTTGCAAACGATGTTTCTTCTTGAACTCccggctggggcccagggctagcCCTGCTCCCAAGGCAGCGCTCGCTCATGGCACTGCTGACCAGATATGTCGCTAGCACGAAAGCATCTTTTCCCGATTGCCCTTTTGCCTCCTCCAGTGATTTGATTGCAAATTGCAGAAATTGTTGAGGAACAATGATTGTGCTGTGGTGCTTGCTCAGCCCCCAGATAAATTTGCCCAGGAAATCAGATGTGTGCTTTGCATAGGCAGGACTGGCTTATCGTCTTGTGAGCAAGCCAAAGCAGCTTGCTGTGGGCCCAACCCTGCATGGTGCTGCACACCTTCCCTTCCCATTGACCGAGACCTCTCTCTGTTTTACGCAGCCCCCATGTGGGTGGGCCTGCTTCTGAAAACACTGTAGTCATCATCACTGTCTATGCCATAGATAGATCCCACCAATCCAACATGCAGATGGGCACAGcacatctacacagcagcatcaGGCACATGTTAACTGGGTTGGCCTGAGCACAGCCTACCATGTTATCCAGCCAAGGTTGCACCAGTGGATTGTGGGACAATCTGGGCAGCTATTTCATAGGTCCTCAGCTGCTAGGGCCAGAGCAGGGCATTGTGGAGGGTTTCACGTGGGATCCCCTTGGGAAGTGGGACTCGCTAACTGTTTGTGGGCACAGCAGAGGAACCACTCTAGGTCCCAGGTAGTGCCTGGCAGTTATGCTACTGCCCTTCTTGTGAGCATGGTCAGAACGCAGCACACTCACATGGCTAGGCTCTCACCACTGTGTGAGCGGACACACACCATCATGAGTCATCTTACGGCCAGAGTGCAAACTCACAGAACATCTGTGGTTCTGATAGGCCCCTCAGAGCTTCCGTACTTCCTGGGTTCAGCCGCCAGCAGGCCTCTACTCTGCCTCAGCAGTACCATTGCCTTGCGCTCTGGCAGGTCATATTTCTGTCCTGTATTGTGCAGCCTTTTGAGTGTTTGCATTTGGATGGAGCTTGAGAAGACGAGAATCCCCATCCCCAAAGCGGGGTGAGTTGTGGCTAGAGGAAAATGCTTAGTCCTTCCTCTCGAGGCAACTTTGAAAATCCCTGGTGGCACCTGAGCCTCAAGTTGGCAGTTGTCCAGGCTCTAGGACATAAATCCAGTCCCTGAAGGGCCCCTGCGCGCCTGTGCCTGGGCAGATCCTTCAGTTCTGGTTTGTCTATCCTTGTATGACAGGGAAGAAGGTGCTGCTGAGCTGGCCTCTGGCAGAGTCCAGATTTCCTCCTGAGGCTGGCAAGGGGGGAGCCAAACCCCGAGCTCCACATCTACAGAGGAGATAAAACAACCCAAAGTGACTTTGCCCATACAAACACTTGACCGCACAAGTGTTTGGGCTGAAAAGTGTGTGAGTTTTGCACACACCAGAAGTTAGTGGCACAAAAATGGACACTGTGCTGGGGCCCCTATGAACATGCAGCCCTGAGTGCCTGCAGCTTCCATGCCGGGACGGCTCATCATCAGCGTATGCTTTGGCATTCCCCGTCGTGCTGACTTGCTGCTGCCATAAGTGGTC
The DNA window shown above is from Gopherus flavomarginatus isolate rGopFla2 chromosome 7, rGopFla2.mat.asm, whole genome shotgun sequence and carries:
- the CXXC5 gene encoding CXXC-type zinc finger protein 5 isoform X1, with amino-acid sequence MSNSGTPQDADNKPNMLDRNNQEDSQPPVNSERRNKSGIISEPLNKSLKKSRPLSHYSTFSSSSLVSEHSEKGTSLANGNEATVDKSHSTSKHKNISSMLSKSDRASEISSEGQISLQQFAQSTDMLKRVVQEHIPLPNDHGTGISDMEAVSAAETMNSPSDFPYLGAFPINPGLFIMTPAGVFLAESALHMAGLAEYPMQNELASAINSGKKKRKRCGMCPPCRRRINCEQCSSCRNRKTGHQICKFRKCEELKKKPSAALEAATAKRRKSPPQDKSSCIVTEPQRH
- the CXXC5 gene encoding CXXC-type zinc finger protein 5 isoform X2 — translated: MSNSGTPQDADNKPNMLDRNNQEDSQPPVNSERRNKSGIISEPLNKSLKKSRPLSHYSTFSSSSLVSEHSEKGTSLANGNEATVDKSHSTSKHKNISSMLSKSDRASEISSEGQISLQQFAQSTDMLKRVVQEHIPLPNDHGTGISDMEAVSAAETMNSPSDFPYLGAFPINPGLFIMTPAGVFLAESALHMAGLAEYPMQNELASAINSGKKKRKRCGMCPPCRRRINCEQCSSCRNRKTGHQICKFRKCEELKKKPSAALEKVMLPTGAAFRWFQ